From one Sulfurimonas sp. HSL-3221 genomic stretch:
- a CDS encoding STT3 domain-containing protein, protein MNTYQTEERFSTGAVILLMLAAYTFSIAIRMIWLQWASDIPAFFWQGQVMINTNDGYYFASSAQQALEGMHGENPRVLEWTGLALTFLTTMAVKLLPVDLNTVLLYMPAAISSLVVIPIILIGRLYNATPLGFYAALIGSIAWSYYNRTMVGYYDTDMFSAMAPMFILYFLMATIEKETFTNALLAALSIALYRFLYDQGLSLIYAMGLLYIGYMVLFHRYEKFTYHSIVLISIALMPLTLWIKLFVLVGVHLGLKRGNFALRHLVIAAGVTLLVFLITGNGFAIIWHKLSGYLIRGTEESGLHFYKVSQTVREAGTIPFSVMADRISGSVPGVIAALIGYLLLVMRSRPFLLALPLIGIGVFSLWGGLRFTVYAVPVAALGAVYLFYVLASYIPNHKASWAAVALLTGLMLFPNIKHIIGYKVPTVFTKEEVALLDKMKAIGGERDYVITWWDYGYPIWYYSNMNTLIDGGKHSHDNYIVSRVLTTDSPKEAASLSRLAVETYVDSGYRVAADTLFRNKQPDQVDTEAYLEQLRVGDVTLPEPTRDIYLYLPLRMLDIFSTIKVFSNLDLQSGQSYKMPFYYVTGYAKQSGNVVDLGNGLRLDLQKSVLQAGRQSLPLRRFVMTEEHENGPVGKQVNLLHFDGTLSVIFMRSANKFLVLDEEMYQSLFIQMGVLENYDTDLYEPVILSPWAKIYRLKI, encoded by the coding sequence ATGAACACCTACCAGACCGAAGAGCGTTTCTCTACAGGCGCAGTTATACTGCTGATGCTGGCGGCGTATACATTCAGCATCGCGATCCGCATGATTTGGCTGCAGTGGGCGTCAGATATCCCTGCTTTCTTCTGGCAGGGTCAGGTGATGATCAACACGAATGACGGCTACTACTTTGCCAGCAGTGCCCAGCAGGCACTCGAAGGAATGCATGGGGAAAACCCCCGCGTATTGGAATGGACCGGTCTGGCACTCACGTTTTTGACGACAATGGCGGTCAAACTGCTGCCGGTAGATCTCAATACTGTTCTCTTGTACATGCCGGCCGCTATTTCTAGCCTTGTCGTCATTCCTATCATCTTAATAGGGCGCCTTTACAATGCTACACCGCTGGGATTCTATGCTGCTTTGATCGGTTCGATCGCCTGGAGCTATTATAACCGGACGATGGTCGGCTACTACGATACGGACATGTTTTCGGCGATGGCGCCAATGTTTATCCTCTACTTCCTGATGGCGACGATCGAAAAAGAGACCTTTACCAATGCGCTGCTGGCGGCGCTCTCGATCGCCCTCTATCGTTTCCTGTATGATCAGGGGCTTTCATTGATCTACGCTATGGGGTTGCTTTACATTGGTTACATGGTGCTCTTTCACCGCTATGAGAAGTTTACCTACCACTCTATTGTACTGATTTCCATCGCCCTGATGCCATTGACATTGTGGATCAAACTGTTCGTGTTGGTGGGTGTACATCTGGGTTTGAAACGTGGCAATTTTGCCCTGCGCCATCTTGTGATTGCCGCAGGAGTTACCCTCTTGGTCTTTCTGATTACTGGGAATGGATTCGCCATCATCTGGCACAAGCTCTCGGGCTATCTGATCCGCGGGACGGAAGAGAGTGGCCTTCATTTCTACAAGGTCAGCCAGACTGTAAGGGAGGCGGGGACGATCCCCTTCAGCGTGATGGCGGACCGGATCTCAGGCTCCGTCCCGGGCGTGATAGCGGCGTTGATCGGCTATCTGCTACTTGTGATGCGCTCCAGACCTTTTCTGCTCGCGTTGCCGCTAATCGGCATCGGCGTCTTTTCGCTCTGGGGCGGTCTGCGTTTTACCGTCTATGCGGTTCCCGTCGCTGCGCTCGGGGCCGTCTACCTTTTTTATGTGCTGGCCTCCTATATTCCCAATCATAAAGCTTCCTGGGCTGCGGTGGCGTTGTTGACGGGACTGATGCTCTTCCCGAACATCAAACATATCATCGGCTATAAAGTACCGACTGTCTTCACCAAGGAAGAGGTAGCGCTTCTGGACAAGATGAAAGCCATCGGCGGCGAGCGGGATTACGTCATCACCTGGTGGGACTACGGCTATCCCATCTGGTATTACAGCAATATGAACACCCTGATCGACGGGGGAAAACACAGCCATGACAACTATATCGTTTCGCGCGTGTTGACGACGGATTCCCCGAAAGAGGCGGCGTCGCTGTCGCGCCTGGCGGTGGAAACCTATGTCGATTCGGGCTACAGGGTTGCCGCCGATACCCTTTTTAGGAACAAGCAGCCCGACCAGGTCGATACCGAGGCGTATCTGGAACAGCTGCGTGTCGGGGATGTGACGCTGCCCGAACCGACCCGTGATATCTATCTCTACCTGCCGCTGCGGATGCTCGATATCTTCAGCACGATCAAAGTGTTCTCTAACCTGGATCTGCAGAGCGGGCAGTCGTACAAGATGCCGTTCTACTACGTGACGGGGTATGCCAAACAGTCCGGCAATGTTGTCGATCTCGGCAACGGCTTGCGTCTTGACCTGCAAAAGAGCGTACTGCAGGCCGGCCGGCAGAGCCTTCCGCTGCGCCGTTTCGTCATGACTGAAGAGCACGAGAACGGTCCGGTGGGCAAGCAGGTCAATCTGCTGCATTTCGACGGGACGCTTTCC
- a CDS encoding glycosyltransferase family 2 protein — protein sequence MIIPAYNEERYIAACLDSFVASDYPKAQLELFVVDGMSTDRTGEIVAGYAATYSWISLLENRDRTAPYAMNLGIGRASGDFIVRADAHSSYPADYLSKLIHWSQKLDADNVGGLWQTDVLHATAKSMAIKNVLRDRFGVGNALFRTGVRSVQEVDTVPFGCFKKEVFDRYGLYDTRLTRNQDIELNKRIKRGGGRIFLVPDIRCTYYARETFMALAKNNFANGKWNLLTADLTGTFGSLSVRHFVPLVFVLVLLLPLLFSPLLPQALYLSVTVLLLYTGIVLLRAWQIKYNTTLLYQCAAFFVLHFSYGLGELAGTCSVLKTRLKRLMTL from the coding sequence GTGATCATCCCCGCCTACAATGAAGAGCGCTATATCGCCGCGTGTCTGGACTCCTTTGTCGCATCGGATTACCCGAAAGCGCAGCTGGAGCTTTTTGTCGTCGATGGGATGAGTACCGACCGGACCGGGGAGATTGTTGCCGGGTATGCCGCAACGTATAGCTGGATATCGCTTCTTGAAAACCGGGACCGAACCGCGCCGTATGCGATGAACCTGGGTATTGGCAGGGCGAGCGGGGATTTTATTGTCCGTGCGGATGCCCACAGCAGTTACCCTGCAGATTACCTCTCCAAACTGATACACTGGAGCCAAAAACTCGATGCTGATAACGTCGGGGGATTGTGGCAGACGGACGTTCTGCATGCCACTGCGAAGTCCATGGCCATCAAAAACGTTCTGCGGGATCGTTTCGGGGTCGGGAATGCACTGTTCCGTACCGGTGTCCGGTCGGTGCAGGAGGTCGACACGGTCCCATTCGGCTGTTTCAAAAAAGAGGTTTTCGACCGCTACGGGCTTTATGATACCCGCTTGACCCGCAATCAGGATATTGAACTGAACAAGCGGATCAAACGCGGCGGCGGCAGGATTTTTCTTGTGCCGGATATTCGGTGTACCTATTATGCGCGGGAAACCTTTATGGCATTGGCGAAGAACAACTTCGCCAATGGAAAATGGAACCTTCTTACGGCCGACCTGACGGGTACTTTCGGGTCGTTAAGCGTACGGCATTTTGTGCCGCTCGTTTTTGTGCTGGTACTGTTGCTGCCCCTGTTGTTCTCCCCTCTGCTTCCACAAGCGCTCTATCTTTCGGTTACCGTTTTATTACTGTACACAGGAATCGTTTTACTGCGTGCATGGCAGATAAAGTATAATACGACTCTGTTATACCAATGTGCTGCGTTTTTCGTTTTACATTTTAGTTACGGTCTCGGTGAGCTCGCCGGGACGTGCAGCGTTCTAAAAACCCGCTTGAAAAGGCTAATGACACTATGA
- a CDS encoding sulfotransferase, translated as MKGRDSLAVRLGRVFQNQYRHFGFLDDAVLPFLKRKPMPLVCIVAPPRSGSTLTYQVLTAAFENSHLANLTNLLYATPAVGLLLQQSVCAGYETAYRSKMGFVDGICGEAEGLKFWSHWMGQGLMEDAASLDPEALSRLKGRLERVSGRPYITGYLGHAFSMELLRQTFDRVLFIHLKRDLLSNSYSLLKLSGQGMVSTVPAICREREYAGPHARVVDQIMQIHRIIERDSGNDTIQIAYEALCEEPDTVLKQIAEKASELGIALQQHKSIAPFEVSRVAAELNADTQKLAALIGGEHA; from the coding sequence TTGAAAGGTAGAGATTCGCTGGCGGTCCGCCTGGGGCGGGTTTTTCAGAACCAGTACCGCCATTTCGGTTTTCTGGATGACGCAGTGCTGCCGTTTTTGAAGCGGAAGCCGATGCCGCTCGTCTGTATCGTCGCGCCCCCGAGAAGCGGTTCGACCCTGACCTACCAGGTATTGACCGCCGCCTTTGAAAACAGCCATCTTGCCAATCTGACCAACCTCCTGTACGCGACACCGGCAGTGGGGTTGCTGCTGCAGCAGAGCGTGTGTGCCGGCTATGAAACGGCGTACCGTTCAAAGATGGGGTTTGTCGACGGTATCTGCGGCGAAGCGGAGGGGCTGAAGTTCTGGAGCCACTGGATGGGGCAGGGGCTTATGGAGGATGCGGCTTCCCTGGACCCTGAAGCCCTTTCACGGCTGAAAGGGCGGCTGGAGCGCGTCTCCGGCAGACCCTATATCACCGGCTACCTCGGGCACGCTTTCAGTATGGAACTGCTACGTCAGACCTTTGACAGGGTGCTGTTCATTCACCTGAAAAGAGACCTCCTCTCCAACAGCTACTCCCTGCTGAAGCTCTCCGGGCAGGGAATGGTATCAACTGTTCCGGCGATCTGTCGGGAGCGGGAGTATGCCGGTCCGCATGCACGCGTTGTGGACCAGATCATGCAGATACACAGGATCATTGAACGCGACTCCGGGAACGACACGATCCAGATCGCCTACGAAGCGCTGTGCGAGGAGCCCGACACGGTTTTGAAGCAGATCGCCGAAAAGGCGTCGGAACTGGGCATAGCGCTGCAGCAGCACAAAAGCATCGCCCCCTTCGAGGTGAGCCGTGTCGCGGCGGAACTGAATGCGGATACGCAGAAGCTCGCAGCACTTATCGGAGGCGAGCATGCCTAG
- a CDS encoding GNAT family N-acetyltransferase, with protein sequence MIMLNGIPWVDYQGTLIPDTAPHTRVELSDTEARDLLRRTGAYFIRWVSDFDCAHETAFWHVIKDGESRLEALSGNTRHNVRRGLKRCTIRQTDAETVASQGYAAYSKAFAKYETFIEPQSEVLFAQSILGLKVDPQWEFWGVWNDEGRMIAYSMNKIQEGACLYKTTKFDPEYLRLYPSDALFFTMNSHYLNERGLRYIDDGARSISHETNIQEYFIQKFHFRRAYCRLNIIYSPKVHLAVTLLYPFRKLFAGLKHPLAGKIGVLLKHEEIRRSFER encoded by the coding sequence ATGATCATGCTTAACGGGATCCCATGGGTCGACTACCAGGGGACGCTGATCCCGGATACGGCCCCCCATACCCGTGTCGAACTCTCCGACACCGAAGCCCGGGATCTGCTCCGGCGTACCGGCGCCTATTTCATCCGCTGGGTCAGCGACTTTGACTGCGCGCACGAGACCGCCTTCTGGCACGTGATCAAAGACGGCGAAAGCAGGCTTGAGGCTTTGAGCGGCAATACGCGGCACAATGTGCGGCGGGGGCTGAAGCGCTGCACGATCAGGCAGACCGATGCGGAAACAGTGGCGTCGCAGGGGTATGCTGCCTACAGCAAGGCCTTTGCAAAGTACGAGACCTTTATTGAGCCGCAGTCCGAGGTGCTCTTCGCCCAGAGTATTCTCGGTCTCAAAGTGGATCCGCAGTGGGAGTTCTGGGGGGTCTGGAACGATGAAGGGCGGATGATCGCCTACAGCATGAACAAGATCCAGGAGGGAGCCTGCCTCTACAAGACAACGAAGTTCGACCCGGAGTACCTGCGCCTTTACCCGAGCGACGCGCTCTTTTTCACGATGAACAGCCACTATCTGAACGAACGGGGGCTGCGCTATATCGACGACGGGGCGCGGAGTATCTCGCACGAGACCAACATTCAGGAGTACTTCATTCAGAAGTTCCACTTCCGTAGGGCCTACTGCAGGCTTAATATCATCTACAGCCCGAAAGTGCACCTGGCGGTGACGCTGCTCTACCCTTTCCGGAAACTCTTTGCCGGTCTGAAGCACCCTTTGGCCGGAAAAATCGGGGTGCTCCTGAAGCATGAGGAGATCAGGAGAAGTTTTGAAAGGTAG
- a CDS encoding glycosyltransferase: MKIAIIDTGSFSLPYDYYYIDALLAQGYRVTFYCSRTAYNDLYLDLLAERDNITLKIFSVSGSRTGRLQGGYNYLRMLVSLLLSAHRYDYIHFFWSVLPAVELPLFALLRRKLVFTFHNDVPHACPSATYFPYKLIYNTARRALFVSPSTMQRFLKHYGVDAAKAHCLNHGLLPLLPDDPVPEPAPLERSIIFWGNVKAYKGVDTLVTMCESGQFDDFGFEVYGKWDSKLAPLKEKLIGCGAKVEDRFLTLTELQQLMRRNAVFILPYRSATQSGVAYTFLYYNRIFISSDQGDNAAILRDAGLEMLVFDAKRLPQIRSAADFCVEHSADIAKKLLLRRNVFEWGNILKRAKELYA, encoded by the coding sequence ATGAAGATCGCCATCATCGATACGGGCTCATTCTCGTTGCCATACGACTACTACTACATCGATGCCCTGCTGGCACAAGGGTACCGGGTCACGTTCTACTGCTCCCGCACGGCGTACAACGATCTCTATCTGGATCTGCTTGCCGAACGCGACAACATCACCCTGAAGATTTTTTCCGTTTCCGGCAGCCGGACAGGGAGACTGCAGGGGGGGTACAACTACCTTCGCATGCTCGTGTCCCTGCTGCTGTCGGCGCACCGCTACGACTACATCCACTTTTTTTGGAGCGTACTGCCCGCTGTGGAGCTCCCTCTGTTTGCCCTACTGAGGCGTAAACTGGTTTTCACCTTTCATAATGATGTCCCCCACGCATGCCCATCGGCAACGTACTTCCCCTACAAGTTGATCTATAATACGGCAAGGCGTGCGCTTTTCGTCAGCCCGTCGACGATGCAGCGCTTTTTGAAGCACTACGGGGTGGATGCCGCGAAAGCGCACTGCCTCAACCACGGGCTGCTGCCGCTCCTGCCGGATGACCCGGTGCCTGAACCGGCGCCGTTGGAGCGAAGCATCATTTTCTGGGGAAACGTCAAGGCGTATAAGGGGGTCGATACCCTTGTTACCATGTGCGAATCGGGTCAGTTTGACGATTTTGGCTTTGAAGTCTACGGCAAATGGGACAGTAAACTGGCACCTTTGAAGGAGAAACTGATAGGGTGCGGTGCCAAGGTTGAGGATCGTTTCCTTACGCTGACAGAGCTGCAGCAGCTCATGCGGCGCAATGCTGTTTTTATTCTCCCGTACAGATCGGCGACCCAGTCGGGGGTCGCCTATACTTTTTTATATTACAATCGCATCTTTATCAGCAGCGATCAGGGCGATAATGCGGCCATTCTTCGGGACGCAGGGCTGGAGATGCTGGTGTTTGATGCCAAGCGTCTGCCGCAGATCCGGTCGGCGGCAGATTTCTGTGTGGAACACAGTGCGGATATTGCCAAAAAACTGCTGCTGCGGCGAAACGTTTTTGAGTGGGGTAATATACTGAAAAGAGCAAAGGAACTTTATGCGTAA
- a CDS encoding glycosyltransferase, with protein MKAIGNQSGAKPKAYLLCSEFAAAESSGGKVRIMQNLRMLDTVYDAQLLSYGKVKGIRRRIARFFRLRKQLSDADLCVIEEPKLIFLMLFLPVRCIYSSHNFETALRWHFLKNRRNFHAMMNFAIFAAGEFLAIRRAEAVIAISETLKKQLRRYTRRPIFAIPPFPETDAVLPVAATDAGRNYICVGSFDWPPNLDGYRFFVTEVLPKLDANTRHFHFVGKHNERFAPVTVNGNTVSCHGYIADLDAFYAKMQGVMVPIVSGSGIKMKLIEAIGKGLPIMTTDKGAEGLEAYGAALGAAGNATAFAERIMAVERDVEHAAAATEDVRSALTEAAQREWQAFFAYMAERR; from the coding sequence ATGAAAGCGATCGGAAACCAAAGCGGGGCGAAACCGAAGGCCTATCTGCTCTGTTCGGAGTTCGCCGCGGCGGAAAGCAGCGGCGGCAAGGTACGGATCATGCAAAACCTTCGGATGCTCGACACCGTTTACGATGCTCAGCTGCTTTCGTATGGAAAAGTGAAGGGGATACGCAGACGGATAGCCCGTTTTTTCCGGCTCAGAAAACAGCTTTCCGATGCCGATCTCTGTGTCATCGAAGAACCGAAATTGATCTTTTTGATGCTCTTTCTGCCGGTGCGCTGCATCTACTCCTCGCATAATTTCGAGACGGCGCTGCGGTGGCATTTCCTGAAAAACCGCAGAAATTTCCACGCCATGATGAACTTTGCCATCTTTGCTGCCGGGGAGTTCCTGGCGATCCGGCGGGCGGAGGCCGTCATCGCCATCTCCGAGACGCTCAAAAAGCAGCTGCGCCGTTACACGCGCCGCCCCATCTTTGCGATCCCTCCCTTCCCCGAAACGGATGCGGTCCTCCCCGTGGCAGCAACAGATGCGGGTCGGAACTATATCTGCGTCGGCTCCTTCGACTGGCCGCCCAATCTCGACGGTTACAGGTTTTTTGTCACCGAAGTGCTCCCGAAGCTAGATGCAAACACGCGGCATTTTCATTTTGTCGGCAAGCATAATGAGCGTTTTGCGCCCGTCACGGTCAACGGCAATACGGTTTCATGCCACGGGTATATCGCCGATCTGGACGCGTTCTATGCTAAGATGCAGGGCGTTATGGTTCCCATCGTCAGCGGGAGCGGGATCAAAATGAAACTGATCGAAGCGATCGGGAAGGGACTGCCCATTATGACGACCGACAAAGGGGCCGAGGGGCTGGAAGCGTACGGTGCGGCACTCGGTGCGGCGGGTAACGCCACAGCATTTGCGGAGCGCATTATGGCGGTCGAGCGGGACGTCGAACATGCTGCGGCAGCGACTGAGGATGTCCGGTCGGCATTGACGGAAGCTGCGCAGCGGGAGTGGCAAGCGTTTTTTGCCTACATGGCGGAGCGACGATGA
- a CDS encoding glycosyltransferase family 2 protein — translation MKASIVIPTYKRPDYLQRLLESIAQQSTGAFEIVVVDDHSPNIDEYTSVIEKYRGLFPEFTFLRNENNRGAPYSRNRGIAAAKYDLIALVDDDDEWLPEKLEQQMAVFAGSDGHVGLVYTWTDAVDASGRVVYRYRSTIEGVPKRAILQECFIPSPSVMVRKEVILEAGLFDEALPSCQDWDMWTRIIMKGYGVRVVKKVLTLYHKHESGSIGQSARARSGYKRYFRKHLYDNLLHLNFRNVYRYFRMGRIK, via the coding sequence ATGAAAGCAAGCATCGTTATTCCGACCTACAAGCGGCCGGACTATCTGCAGCGGCTGCTGGAGAGTATTGCGCAGCAGAGTACCGGTGCCTTTGAGATTGTCGTCGTCGATGACCATTCACCGAATATCGATGAATACACATCGGTGATCGAGAAATACAGGGGGCTCTTTCCCGAGTTCACATTTTTGCGAAACGAAAACAACAGGGGGGCGCCATATTCCAGAAACAGGGGGATTGCGGCTGCGAAATATGATCTGATCGCCCTGGTGGATGACGATGACGAATGGCTGCCGGAAAAACTGGAGCAGCAGATGGCGGTATTTGCCGGCAGTGATGGGCATGTAGGGCTTGTCTACACCTGGACGGATGCCGTTGATGCGTCCGGCCGGGTGGTCTACCGTTACCGGAGCACCATTGAGGGGGTGCCGAAGCGGGCGATCCTGCAGGAGTGTTTCATCCCTTCCCCCTCCGTCATGGTCAGAAAAGAGGTGATCCTGGAAGCCGGCCTTTTTGATGAAGCACTGCCAAGCTGCCAGGACTGGGACATGTGGACCCGCATTATTATGAAGGGGTACGGGGTGAGAGTTGTCAAAAAAGTGCTGACGCTCTATCATAAACATGAAAGCGGATCGATCGGGCAGTCGGCAAGGGCCAGGAGCGGGTACAAGCGCTATTTCCGCAAGCACCTCTATGACAACCTGCTGCACCTGAATTTCAGAAATGTCTACCGCTACTTCCGGATGGGGAGGATCAAATGA
- a CDS encoding acyltransferase: MTYFEKFIMRGGVAGLISLVVDRMAFYGYKRRYYQKSFMQYGENVRWGKHALRLCIPSSVRISNPQRISIGNNCQFDEYVYLQSHHEGEGLFLGNGVRINAFTHIQSFSRVVIGDFVLVAPFCHINSGNHGTEDAEVPIMHQRYKKAGEISIGRGVWMGRNSQVLGGVQLGKNCIVAAGAVVTKSFPEHTTIGGVPANVISDKRD, encoded by the coding sequence GTGACCTATTTTGAAAAGTTCATCATGCGGGGGGGCGTTGCAGGCCTGATTTCGCTGGTAGTCGACCGGATGGCGTTTTACGGTTACAAACGGCGCTATTATCAAAAGAGCTTCATGCAGTATGGGGAAAATGTCCGCTGGGGAAAACACGCTCTGAGGCTGTGCATCCCGTCTTCTGTCAGGATATCCAACCCCCAAAGGATATCCATTGGTAATAACTGCCAGTTCGACGAGTATGTATATCTGCAGTCGCACCATGAAGGGGAGGGACTGTTCCTCGGCAACGGGGTCCGGATCAATGCCTTTACCCATATCCAGTCTTTTTCCAGAGTTGTTATAGGTGATTTCGTCCTCGTTGCACCCTTCTGCCACATCAACAGCGGGAACCACGGGACAGAGGATGCCGAAGTGCCGATCATGCATCAGCGTTATAAAAAAGCCGGTGAGATCTCTATCGGCAGAGGCGTCTGGATGGGCCGAAACAGTCAGGTACTCGGAGGCGTTCAGCTCGGCAAAAACTGTATCGTCGCCGCCGGGGCGGTTGTGACGAAATCATTCCCGGAACATACGACAATCGGCGGTGTCCCGGCCAACGTCATAAGTGATAAACGTGATTGA
- a CDS encoding lipopolysaccharide biosynthesis protein, with the protein MKKQIISNLLSSGVEKFVVIGIQFISSIILIRMLPRDDYGIMGIVAGYFTFVNIVNISLESIILRDHKKFDSDLQKVMQDFFGFNLLKSAFIIMVALCLSAFLTSIYDNSGFVYAIWSITLITVADSLTAPFAIYFASKFNQKLVTKISVLRSVFGLLILLGLFAYPYLWFVALKDLIISMLFVGTWFYLAVNKLGFRPEVEKPDFSFIGHIFFTYSFWTHLNGIVTSFIYKSDTFFLSLFVSLAMVGDYNIALNSANIANILPMIIGYQNSVALSHARDKAHALKLSNAFLRLSLLIGAITLAGFYGLGEYYLYIVTGTYENNQIFFYMMCIVGGLVLVKTFASPLVSYIAIHGSIQKMVIQVSLPMALVTMTAYFISAAYFQTQGVAVANLLVASVWLLLLGVYLETMENHFIKKLLWGAK; encoded by the coding sequence ATGAAAAAGCAGATCATTTCAAATCTCCTTTCATCCGGCGTAGAAAAGTTCGTCGTGATAGGGATTCAGTTTATCTCCTCGATAATTCTTATTCGGATGCTGCCGCGGGATGATTACGGTATCATGGGGATCGTTGCGGGATATTTCACGTTTGTCAATATCGTCAATATCTCTTTGGAAAGTATCATTCTGCGCGATCACAAAAAATTCGATTCGGATCTGCAAAAAGTGATGCAGGATTTCTTCGGTTTCAATCTTCTGAAATCGGCTTTCATCATTATGGTCGCACTGTGTTTGAGTGCATTCTTGACATCGATATATGACAACAGTGGCTTCGTGTATGCGATCTGGTCCATTACACTCATTACCGTCGCGGACAGTCTGACGGCACCCTTTGCCATCTATTTTGCTTCAAAGTTCAATCAGAAACTCGTGACAAAGATCAGTGTACTGCGCTCCGTTTTCGGCCTGCTTATTCTTCTCGGACTCTTTGCGTATCCCTATTTATGGTTTGTGGCACTGAAGGATCTCATCATCAGCATGCTGTTTGTCGGGACCTGGTTCTATCTGGCGGTCAACAAACTCGGATTCAGACCTGAGGTGGAAAAACCCGATTTTTCGTTTATAGGCCACATCTTTTTTACCTACTCCTTTTGGACGCACCTCAACGGGATCGTCACTAGCTTTATCTACAAATCCGATACGTTTTTCCTTTCGCTCTTCGTCAGTTTGGCAATGGTGGGAGATTACAATATCGCGCTGAACAGTGCCAATATCGCCAATATACTGCCGATGATCATCGGGTATCAGAACAGTGTTGCCCTGTCGCACGCACGGGACAAAGCCCATGCGCTAAAGCTATCGAATGCTTTCCTCCGTCTCTCGCTGTTGATCGGTGCTATAACACTGGCGGGCTTTTACGGTCTGGGGGAATATTATCTCTATATCGTTACCGGTACGTATGAGAACAATCAAATCTTTTTTTATATGATGTGTATTGTAGGAGGATTGGTTCTCGTGAAAACATTTGCGTCCCCTCTGGTCTCATATATCGCGATTCACGGATCAATACAGAAGATGGTGATTCAGGTCTCGCTGCCGATGGCACTGGTGACTATGACGGCCTACTTCATCAGTGCCGCCTATTTTCAGACACAGGGGGTCGCAGTCGCCAATCTTCTGGTAGCCTCTGTGTGGTTATTATTGCTGGGTGTTTATCTTGAAACCATGGAAAATCATTTTATCAAGAAGCTTTTATGGGGGGCAAAGTGA
- a CDS encoding glycosyltransferase family 4 protein: protein MKIAIITPYRDYAGGVESVNRILSDIFEEAGHSVELITTDGYAAKGWERVMLRLIGLPYITAKRFGPIAQQYDLVVANGEFGWGIDHPHVINLFHGCYRGYRDYLRQIVTTKQYIMLTKAAWVQRQSAKGKYVVTVSEFVRQILVSDGVRVQQVIPNCVDTDRFRPLAQGGRKPYLFVGSYHYYAKGFDVLEALAARGLSIDCVTNQRPSELLGWVKGWANAQMPSLYNGYRLLVFPSRFEGIGLVPLEAMACGLPVVMGSVGLGVELKKVLPEFVVEGDDPDDYSKKIRHIEAHYAEYAEKAREYVEAHHSYALFARLWLETIEKVANA, encoded by the coding sequence ATGAAAATAGCCATTATTACCCCCTATCGTGACTATGCGGGCGGTGTCGAAAGCGTCAACCGTATTCTGAGCGATATTTTCGAGGAAGCAGGCCACAGCGTTGAACTGATAACGACGGACGGGTATGCCGCGAAGGGGTGGGAAAGGGTGATGCTCCGGCTCATCGGTCTGCCGTATATTACGGCCAAACGGTTCGGGCCGATCGCGCAGCAGTATGATCTTGTGGTCGCCAACGGCGAATTCGGTTGGGGAATAGACCATCCGCATGTGATCAATCTCTTTCACGGGTGCTACCGCGGCTACAGGGACTACCTTCGTCAGATCGTGACCACCAAGCAGTACATTATGCTGACGAAAGCGGCATGGGTCCAGCGCCAAAGCGCCAAAGGGAAGTATGTTGTCACGGTCTCGGAATTTGTTAGACAAATTTTGGTGTCTGACGGTGTCAGAGTACAGCAGGTCATACCCAACTGTGTCGATACGGATCGGTTCAGACCATTGGCACAGGGTGGCAGAAAGCCCTATCTCTTTGTAGGTTCCTATCACTATTACGCCAAGGGGTTTGATGTGCTAGAAGCGTTGGCAGCGCGGGGGCTCTCGATTGACTGCGTGACAAATCAGCGGCCGTCAGAGCTGCTGGGATGGGTAAAGGGGTGGGCAAATGCGCAAATGCCGTCCCTCTACAACGGCTATAGGCTGCTGGTATTCCCCAGTCGTTTTGAAGGGATCGGCCTGGTGCCGCTGGAAGCGATGGCTTGCGGTCTTCCAGTGGTGATGGGCAGTGTCGGCTTAGGGGTGGAGCTGAAAAAAGTGCTCCCTGAATTCGTTGTCGAAGGCGATGATCCTGATGACTATAGTAAGAAGATCCGGCATATCGAGGCACACTATGCCGAGTATGCAGAGAAAGCGCGGGAGTATGTCGAGGCGCATCACTCCTATGCCCTCTTTGCCCGGCTGTGGCTCGAGACCATCGAAAAGGTGGCAAATGCTTAG